A single Campylobacter hyointestinalis subsp. hyointestinalis DNA region contains:
- a CDS encoding glucosaminidase domain-containing protein — MIRRFIKFLLILVACELFGGLEQSYYKLSIKEQKEEFPKIISQMVQDSNQNTLRSREFALNYLNLIYKKSFRDLDLSNLDKLLSIAKTYKIQKIFDPNEYISKLDAIPVSLAIAQAAVESGWGKSRFAKEANNFYGHWTWGGKGLVPLNRDENKTHKIKIFDSPSAAVDAYVLNLNSHPAYSKFREIRLKFRKDDLIYTGLDAAKTMESYSQMGEIYVKQLEKTIKLYDLTKFDRI; from the coding sequence TTGATACGACGATTTATTAAATTTTTGCTCATTTTAGTAGCCTGTGAGCTTTTTGGTGGACTTGAACAGAGCTACTATAAACTGAGCATAAAAGAACAAAAAGAGGAGTTTCCAAAGATCATCAGCCAAATGGTTCAAGACTCCAACCAAAATACTTTACGCAGTAGGGAATTTGCCCTAAATTATCTAAATTTGATATATAAAAAATCATTTAGGGATTTGGATTTATCAAATTTAGATAAACTCCTTAGCATAGCTAAGACTTATAAAATCCAAAAAATCTTTGATCCAAACGAATACATAAGCAAACTAGACGCCATTCCCGTTTCACTCGCTATCGCTCAAGCAGCAGTCGAGAGTGGCTGGGGAAAGAGCCGTTTTGCTAAAGAAGCAAATAACTTTTATGGGCACTGGACTTGGGGCGGCAAAGGACTCGTACCACTAAATAGAGATGAAAACAAAACACACAAGATAAAGATCTTTGATAGCCCAAGTGCAGCTGTTGATGCATATGTGCTAAATTTAAACTCGCATCCAGCATACTCAAAGTTTCGTGAGATCAGACTTAAATTTCGTAAAGATGATCTCATATACACTGGGCTTGACGCTGCAAAAACTATGGAATCATACTCTCAAATGGGCGAAATTTATGTAAAACAACTCGAAAAAACCATAAAGCTTTACGACCTAACTAAATTTGATAGAATTTAA
- the dapF gene encoding diaminopimelate epimerase, whose amino-acid sequence MQLSKYNASGNDFVIFHTFIGKDRSLLARRLCDRFSGVGADGLIVLLPDDKNDFKWEFYNSDGSGAKMCGNGSRAAVLYAKNNGLCDDECRFLTGAGVIKASIEKDLVEVALTSPKKLKEPFIEGGFKWHFYDTGVPHLVTFVTNLDKFDLQICANMRKKYNANVNFAKFESESLKVRTFERGVENETNACGTGMAASFYAGFDTKIFGRGLKVNPKSGEDLWLRFDDDIIYFKGMVKHCFDTTIY is encoded by the coding sequence ATGCAACTCTCAAAATATAATGCCAGCGGAAATGATTTCGTGATTTTTCATACATTTATAGGCAAAGACAGAAGCTTGCTAGCTAGGAGGCTTTGTGATCGTTTTAGCGGAGTTGGGGCAGATGGTCTTATCGTGCTTTTGCCCGATGATAAAAATGATTTTAAATGGGAGTTTTACAACAGTGACGGTAGCGGTGCAAAGATGTGCGGAAACGGTTCAAGGGCAGCTGTGCTTTATGCGAAAAATAACGGACTTTGCGATGATGAATGTAGATTTCTAACTGGAGCTGGCGTCATAAAAGCAAGCATAGAAAAGGATTTAGTCGAAGTCGCATTAACTAGTCCAAAAAAACTAAAAGAGCCTTTTATAGAAGGTGGTTTTAAGTGGCATTTTTATGATACTGGTGTTCCTCATTTAGTAACCTTTGTTACAAATTTAGATAAGTTTGATTTACAAATCTGTGCTAATATGAGAAAAAAATATAACGCCAACGTAAATTTCGCTAAATTTGAGAGTGAAAGCTTGAAAGTTAGGACTTTTGAGCGCGGTGTAGAAAATGAAACAAACGCCTGTGGCACAGGTATGGCGGCTTCTTTTTATGCCGGATTTGATACCAAAATATTTGGTAGGGGTCTAAAAGTAAATCCAAAAAGCGGCGAAGATCTTTGGCTTAGATTTGATGATGATATTATCTATTTTAAAGGAATGGTAAAGCACTGTTTTGATACGACGATTTATTAA
- the coaE gene encoding dephospho-CoA kinase (Dephospho-CoA kinase (CoaE) performs the final step in coenzyme A biosynthesis.), translating to MKANKFTNAYVITGCIGSGKSTVINLLKLYGFSVIDADQISHQILDENVLTIEQTFGKEFVCGSKVDRKKLGALVFGDKSKLKLLEDILHPLIRDKIYKEALNLEIKGLPYFVDIPLFFEKQGYDFSNVLLVYAPKNTLINRVMSRDKLSKKEALQRLECQLDIELKKQKANFIINNDKDLKNLNLEVDNFIRELKERYATLKI from the coding sequence ATAAAAGCTAACAAATTTACTAACGCTTATGTTATAACTGGATGTATAGGCTCAGGAAAAAGTACGGTCATAAATTTACTAAAACTTTACGGTTTTAGCGTGATTGATGCGGATCAAATTTCACATCAAATACTTGATGAAAATGTACTAACCATAGAGCAAACATTTGGTAAAGAGTTTGTTTGTGGATCTAAAGTCGATCGCAAAAAGTTAGGAGCTTTGGTTTTTGGCGATAAGTCAAAACTAAAGCTTTTAGAAGATATCCTTCATCCGCTCATAAGAGATAAAATTTACAAAGAAGCTCTAAATTTAGAGATCAAAGGTTTGCCTTATTTTGTAGATATACCGCTTTTTTTTGAAAAACAAGGCTACGATTTTAGCAATGTTTTGTTAGTTTATGCGCCAAAAAATACGCTAATAAATAGAGTTATGAGTCGTGATAAACTTAGCAAAAAAGAGGCTTTGCAAAGGCTAGAGTGCCAGCTTGACATCGAGCTTAAAAAGCAAAAAGCAAATTTCATCATTAACAACGATAAAGATTTAAAAAATTTAAATTTAGAAGTGGATAATTTTATAAGAGAACTAAAGGAAAGATATGCAACTCTCAAAATATAA
- a CDS encoding Rid family detoxifying hydrolase → MNYPAAIGPYSAYRVVGDLVFCSGQIPIDPATNEIPASLEAQAHQALKNVGGLLNEVGLSYKNVVKTTVFLSDINDFSAVNEIYATYFEKPYPARSAVAVKDLPKGVKLEVEVIAHKS, encoded by the coding sequence ATGAATTACCCAGCGGCGATCGGGCCATATAGTGCGTATAGAGTAGTAGGAGATCTTGTTTTTTGTTCAGGTCAAATCCCTATAGATCCAGCTACAAATGAGATTCCTGCAAGCCTTGAAGCTCAAGCTCATCAGGCTTTGAAAAATGTCGGCGGACTACTAAATGAAGTTGGCTTAAGCTATAAAAACGTTGTTAAAACTACCGTATTTTTAAGCGATATAAATGATTTTAGCGCTGTAAATGAGATATACGCTACTTATTTTGAGAAGCCTTACCCAGCAAGAAGCGCCGTAGCGGTAAAAGACTTGCCAAAAGGTGTAAAGCTTGAAGTTGAGGTAATCGCTCATAAAAGCTAA
- the purM gene encoding phosphoribosylformylglycinamidine cyclo-ligase, producing MISYKEAGVDIDAGNSFVEQIKPFVKSTMTPNVIGGIGSFSGAFRLPSGYKKPALLAATDGVGTKLRLAIDTNKLDTIGQDLVAMCVNDLICNFATPMFFLDYYATAKLDVQSAKRVVKGISDGCKLARCALIGGETAEMPSMYEGKDFDLAGFAVGIAEEDEIDRTKFVGNGDILVALPSSGLHSNGYSLARAVIAKTGLKFDDKFADTTLIDALLAPTKIYVETFLNLKDKISALAHITGGGLVENLPRVFPDGLGAKIERNAIKTPEIFKLIAKNVEQSEMDRTFNCGVGMVLVVPKQNVDLVLSASDGYVIGEVVKQSGVQLC from the coding sequence ATGATAAGTTATAAAGAAGCCGGTGTCGATATAGACGCTGGAAATAGTTTTGTTGAGCAGATAAAACCATTTGTAAAATCAACTATGACTCCAAATGTTATCGGCGGTATAGGCTCATTTAGTGGAGCTTTTAGACTTCCTAGCGGATACAAAAAACCTGCTTTATTAGCCGCGACTGATGGAGTGGGAACAAAGCTTCGCCTAGCCATAGATACAAATAAACTTGATACTATAGGACAAGATCTAGTAGCGATGTGTGTAAATGATCTCATCTGCAACTTTGCAACCCCTATGTTCTTTTTGGACTATTACGCTACGGCTAAACTCGACGTACAAAGTGCAAAAAGAGTCGTAAAAGGCATAAGCGACGGCTGCAAACTTGCACGTTGCGCCCTTATAGGCGGTGAGACTGCTGAAATGCCAAGTATGTATGAGGGTAAAGACTTCGACCTAGCCGGCTTTGCAGTAGGTATAGCCGAAGAAGACGAGATAGATAGAACCAAATTTGTGGGAAATGGCGATATCTTAGTAGCATTGCCTAGTAGTGGACTTCACTCAAACGGTTACTCACTAGCCCGCGCAGTGATAGCAAAAACAGGGCTTAAATTTGATGATAAATTTGCAGATACGACTCTTATAGACGCACTTCTTGCTCCTACAAAAATATATGTCGAAACGTTTTTAAATTTAAAAGATAAGATCAGCGCGCTTGCACACATAACAGGTGGTGGCTTGGTAGAAAACTTACCGCGCGTATTTCCAGATGGTCTTGGCGCAAAGATAGAAAGAAACGCCATAAAAACGCCTGAGATCTTTAAACTAATAGCTAAAAACGTAGAACAAAGTGAAATGGATAGGACATTTAACTGCGGCGTAGGCATGGTCTTAGTCGTACCAAAACAAAATGTTGATTTAGTGCTAAGTGCGAGCGATGGTTACGTGATCGGTGAAGTCGTGAAACAAAGCGGCGTACAGCTATGCTAA
- a CDS encoding replication-associated recombination protein A, whose translation MDLAAKFRPKNLSSVVGQKEIVEVFSKFIKAGKIPHSLFFGSAGCGKTTMAKVIAKEMQYEFFELDGANLKSEDIRKIIAKFDGSLYKPLIFIDEFHRLSKTQQETLLIPMETAKCIIMGATTENPKFVVSSGIRSRMMIFEFKPLSRDDLTKLLALVQNELKFEISDEAINYLISSSSGDGRSFLNLLDFALTIENNVSLDTLVVLRSQSQVEGASSSDTHYELTSAMIKSLRGSDIDASLYYLARLINGGEDPAFIARRLVIFSSEDIGNANPNALNLATNTMLAVSKIGYPEARILLAQCAVYLASSPKSNSSYKAINDALNYVKQNEPLQIPKYLINSDPQKKDYLYPHDFGGWVEQDYMSKKLKFYESGGVGFEKTMDEWLQKIKSK comes from the coding sequence ATGGATCTAGCTGCTAAATTTCGACCGAAAAATTTAAGTTCCGTAGTAGGACAAAAAGAAATAGTGGAAGTTTTTTCTAAATTTATAAAAGCTGGTAAAATTCCTCACAGCTTATTTTTCGGTAGTGCTGGATGTGGAAAGACTACTATGGCAAAAGTCATAGCTAAAGAGATGCAGTATGAATTTTTCGAGCTTGATGGCGCAAATTTAAAGAGTGAAGATATACGAAAGATCATAGCTAAATTTGATGGGAGTTTGTATAAACCGCTTATTTTTATAGACGAATTTCACCGTCTTAGTAAAACTCAACAAGAAACACTTCTTATACCGATGGAAACGGCAAAATGCATAATAATGGGTGCTACTACAGAAAATCCAAAATTCGTAGTTAGTAGTGGAATTCGCTCACGTATGATGATATTTGAGTTTAAGCCATTAAGTAGAGATGATCTAACAAAGCTTTTGGCGTTAGTTCAAAACGAACTTAAATTTGAGATATCTGATGAAGCGATAAATTATCTTATAAGCAGTAGTTCAGGCGATGGGCGAAGTTTTTTAAATTTGCTTGATTTTGCGCTAACTATAGAAAATAATGTTAGTTTAGATACGTTAGTCGTTCTTAGATCACAAAGTCAAGTCGAAGGCGCTAGTAGCAGCGACACTCATTATGAGTTAACAAGCGCTATGATAAAAAGCCTTAGAGGAAGCGATATAGACGCGAGTTTATACTATCTAGCAAGGCTTATAAACGGTGGCGAAGATCCGGCTTTTATAGCCAGACGTTTAGTGATATTTTCTAGTGAAGATATAGGGAATGCAAATCCAAACGCTTTAAATTTAGCAACTAACACAATGTTAGCAGTTAGTAAGATAGGTTATCCAGAAGCGCGGATTTTGCTCGCCCAATGCGCGGTATATCTAGCAAGTTCGCCAAAGTCAAACTCAAGCTATAAAGCCATAAACGATGCGCTAAACTACGTCAAGCAAAATGAACCGCTACAAATTCCAAAATATCTCATAAACAGTGATCCACAAAAGAAAGATTATCTCTATCCACATGATTTTGGAGGCTGGGTGGAGCAAGATTATATGAGTAAAAAGCTTAAATTCTACGAGAGCGGCGGAGTTGGTTTTGAAAAGACGATGGACGAGTGGTTACAAAAGATCAAATCCAAATGA
- a CDS encoding DMT family transporter, whose protein sequence is MKNRSYLFGVFITLLGGILWGFSGACGQYLFEQKGISSDWLVPYRLLISGIILLSVYIIKNPKIIFLPFKNLKNIPQILVYAIIGLMLTQYSYFYSIELSNAAVATVIQYTAPVFILAIVCIIEKRLPHSKELVALSLAIFGVFLLATHGSFEKLVISQKALLFCFISALCVVVYNLAPKTLNKNFPISLILGWGLIIGGVVLSLYMRVWELDGVRDLGGYLAVSGVILFGTVMAFSFYMTGVGIIGASKASLIACIEPVAAAFFSFVWLGTSFVFLDYVGFAFIMLCVILLSKKDQYGSSC, encoded by the coding sequence ATGAAAAATAGAAGCTATCTTTTTGGCGTTTTCATTACGCTTCTCGGTGGTATTTTGTGGGGTTTTAGTGGTGCTTGCGGTCAATATCTTTTCGAACAAAAAGGCATCAGTTCGGACTGGTTAGTTCCATATAGGCTGCTGATATCTGGTATTATTTTGCTTTCGGTTTATATCATAAAAAATCCAAAAATTATCTTTCTTCCGTTTAAAAATTTAAAAAACATACCTCAAATTTTGGTCTATGCTATAATCGGACTTATGCTTACTCAGTATAGTTACTTTTATTCTATTGAGTTATCAAATGCAGCTGTTGCGACAGTTATCCAGTACACAGCCCCTGTTTTTATACTAGCGATCGTTTGTATCATAGAGAAAAGATTGCCGCACTCAAAAGAGCTAGTTGCGCTTAGTTTGGCTATTTTTGGAGTATTTTTGCTAGCTACTCACGGAAGTTTTGAAAAACTCGTTATCAGTCAAAAGGCTTTACTATTCTGCTTTATAAGCGCTCTATGTGTAGTGGTCTATAACCTCGCGCCAAAAACTTTAAATAAAAACTTTCCTATATCTTTGATACTTGGTTGGGGACTCATCATAGGCGGAGTGGTTCTTAGTCTTTATATGCGCGTTTGGGAGCTTGATGGTGTTAGGGATCTTGGAGGATACCTTGCAGTTAGTGGAGTGATTTTATTTGGAACTGTGATGGCGTTTAGCTTTTATATGACTGGAGTTGGCATTATAGGTGCTTCGAAAGCTAGTTTGATAGCTTGTATAGAGCCAGTCGCAGCTGCATTTTTTAGCTTTGTTTGGTTAGGAACTAGCTTCGTTTTTTTGGATTACGTTGGATTTGCGTTTATTATGCTTTGCGTTATTTTGCTATCAAAAAAGGACCAGTATGGATCTAGCTGCTAA
- the tpx gene encoding thiol peroxidase: protein MSNVTFKGTPVSLEGDTVNVGQKAPVVEVVGKDLSSFEVGGANGKFQVLIAVPSLDTGVCATETRKFNEKLAGKNGVSVNVISMDLPFAMGRFCATEGIENLKVGSDFRGAKFAKAYGLLLKDSPLAGLLARAVFVLDKDGVVIYKEIVSEITTEPNYEAIIAALSSSCGCGCGHH, encoded by the coding sequence ATGTCAAACGTAACTTTCAAAGGAACTCCTGTAAGCTTAGAAGGAGATACTGTAAATGTCGGACAAAAAGCACCGGTGGTAGAAGTAGTAGGTAAAGATCTTTCTTCTTTTGAAGTTGGTGGAGCTAATGGAAAATTTCAAGTTTTGATAGCCGTACCTTCACTAGATACTGGAGTTTGTGCAACAGAAACTAGAAAATTTAATGAGAAACTTGCCGGTAAAAACGGAGTTAGTGTAAATGTTATCTCTATGGACTTGCCGTTTGCTATGGGAAGATTTTGTGCGACTGAAGGTATAGAAAATTTAAAAGTTGGTAGCGATTTCAGAGGTGCTAAATTTGCAAAAGCTTATGGACTTTTACTAAAAGACAGTCCGCTTGCTGGACTTTTAGCTAGGGCTGTTTTCGTGCTAGACAAAGACGGCGTAGTGATCTATAAAGAGATAGTTAGCGAGATTACAACTGAGCCGAATTACGAAGCGATAATAGCGGCTTTGAGCAGTAGCTGTGGTTGTGGCTGCGGACATCATTAA
- a CDS encoding RDD family protein: MKNMQKQKAVPALIISRVKAFIVDMFLIAVPLLYVTTYFILDGKNDFQHNQFAIFGVWVVFGTIQSLFFTFNAQSPGYRSQNIYIINLSGKKAGFIIYMLRYFFFITTFIFGGSLFCFFRKDKRNLHDILSGTIPVSKKDAQAV; this comes from the coding sequence ATGAAAAATATGCAAAAACAAAAAGCCGTACCGGCGCTTATTATTAGCCGTGTAAAGGCTTTTATAGTCGATATGTTTCTCATAGCCGTACCGCTTTTGTACGTGACTACGTATTTTATTTTAGATGGCAAGAACGATTTTCAACACAACCAGTTTGCCATATTTGGTGTTTGGGTAGTTTTTGGTACTATCCAAAGCCTATTTTTTACTTTTAATGCTCAAAGTCCAGGATATAGATCTCAAAATATTTATATAATAAATTTAAGCGGTAAAAAAGCAGGATTTATCATTTATATGCTTCGATATTTCTTTTTTATTACTACGTTTATTTTTGGTGGATCTCTATTTTGTTTTTTCAGAAAAGACAAAAGAAATCTGCACGATATCTTGAGCGGTACTATACCCGTATCTAAAAAAGACGCACAAGCCGTTTAA
- the pyrE gene encoding orotate phosphoribosyltransferase, with translation MNLEEIYRDAKAYLKGHFLLSSGNHSEYYLQSAKVLEDPILAGKLADELFRVIEKAGVLFDSVCSPALGGILAGYELARAGKKRFIFTERVEKVMSLRRGFNVSKGERFIICEDIITTGGSALESAKIIEENGGVVVGFAALANRGFCKVANLNNEAKVSCKLPFDKPLFALGNFEFEIYEPSTCPLCKTGSKAIKPGSRGN, from the coding sequence ATGAATTTAGAAGAAATTTATCGTGATGCAAAGGCGTATCTAAAAGGGCATTTTTTGCTAAGTAGTGGAAATCATTCAGAGTACTATCTCCAAAGCGCAAAGGTGCTTGAGGATCCTATTTTGGCTGGTAAATTAGCCGATGAGCTTTTTAGAGTGATAGAAAAAGCTGGGGTTTTGTTTGACAGCGTTTGCTCTCCAGCACTGGGCGGAATTTTAGCAGGTTATGAGCTTGCACGTGCAGGTAAAAAGAGATTTATCTTTACTGAGAGGGTTGAGAAAGTCATGAGTCTAAGACGCGGTTTTAATGTCAGCAAAGGCGAGAGATTTATCATTTGCGAAGATATCATCACGACTGGCGGATCGGCTTTAGAAAGTGCAAAGATCATAGAAGAAAACGGCGGTGTGGTTGTTGGGTTTGCTGCACTTGCAAATCGCGGTTTTTGTAAAGTTGCAAATTTAAATAACGAAGCAAAAGTTAGCTGTAAATTGCCGTTTGATAAGCCTCTTTTTGCTCTTGGAAATTTTGAGTTTGAGATATATGAGCCTAGTACTTGTCCTCTTTGTAAAACTGGAAGCAAGGCTATTAAACCTGGAAGTCGCGGCAATTAG
- the frr gene encoding ribosome recycling factor: MLNEIYNDQKAHCDKALEALKRDFGTLRTGKVSINIVDHIYVDYYGSPTPLNQVATVLTTDASTISITPWEKSMLKAIASSIQAANIGVNPNNDGESVKLFFPPMTTEDRQKNAKEAKSMGEKAKVAIRNIRKDANDEVKKIEKDKLASEDEIKKGYDEVQKITDSYIAKVDQIVKEKEAELLKV, encoded by the coding sequence ATGTTAAATGAAATTTATAACGATCAAAAAGCTCACTGCGATAAAGCATTAGAGGCTTTAAAACGTGATTTTGGCACACTTAGAACCGGTAAAGTAAGTATAAATATAGTAGATCATATCTATGTTGATTATTATGGCAGTCCTACACCGTTAAATCAAGTTGCTACAGTCCTTACTACAGATGCTAGCACTATCTCTATCACTCCTTGGGAAAAAAGTATGCTAAAAGCCATAGCTTCTTCTATACAAGCTGCAAATATCGGCGTCAATCCGAACAATGATGGCGAAAGCGTTAAGTTATTTTTTCCTCCGATGACTACAGAAGATAGACAAAAAAATGCAAAAGAGGCGAAATCTATGGGCGAAAAGGCGAAAGTCGCCATAAGAAATATCAGAAAAGACGCAAATGACGAAGTTAAAAAGATAGAAAAAGACAAGTTAGCAAGTGAAGATGAGATAAAAAAAGGTTACGACGAGGTTCAAAAAATAACAGATAGCTATATCGCAAAAGTGGATCAGATCGTTAAAGAAAAAGAGGCTGAGCTTTTAAAGGTTTGA
- a CDS encoding polysaccharide deacetylase family protein, protein MRSLLFLLTFVHWMFADGHVLIYHRFDDSRYPSTNISSQNLREQFQFFKDKGYEIVPLDKLVEYVKDKKPVPDNWIALTIDDGYKSFYKNGFEIFKEFGYPFTLFIYVEASAKKYGDFLTFEDIKEIQKYPGASVAYHSYSHHNMASLGDEELKYDFEQGINVFENELGFKPKYFSYPYGEYDADVKRLTKEYKFDGAFNQNSGAINEDADLLNLDRIPSMNGTNLKAMLSSKFLKADFILPLAYPKNNILDKVVAKIDENTTETYLYVTGLGTRKVKVNNGMIDEKIFEKINKRRVRIIITDKHKTATQLIVKE, encoded by the coding sequence ATGCGGTCGTTACTGTTTTTACTAACTTTCGTACACTGGATGTTTGCTGATGGGCATGTGCTCATTTATCATAGATTTGATGATAGCAGATATCCAAGTACAAATATTTCATCACAAAATCTTCGCGAACAGTTTCAATTTTTCAAAGATAAAGGTTATGAGATAGTTCCTTTAGATAAGTTAGTAGAATATGTCAAAGATAAAAAACCAGTTCCTGATAACTGGATAGCTCTTACTATAGATGATGGATACAAGAGCTTTTATAAAAATGGATTTGAGATCTTTAAGGAATTTGGCTATCCTTTTACTCTTTTTATATACGTGGAAGCTTCGGCTAAAAAATACGGTGATTTTTTGACCTTTGAAGATATAAAAGAGATACAAAAATATCCTGGTGCATCGGTGGCTTATCATAGTTATTCTCATCACAATATGGCTAGTTTAGGAGATGAAGAGCTTAAATACGACTTTGAGCAAGGTATAAATGTATTTGAAAATGAACTAGGATTTAAACCAAAATATTTTAGCTATCCATACGGCGAGTATGATGCTGATGTTAAAAGATTGACAAAAGAATATAAATTTGATGGTGCATTTAACCAAAACTCTGGCGCCATAAACGAAGACGCGGATCTCTTGAACTTAGATAGAATTCCCTCGATGAATGGAACAAATTTAAAAGCTATGTTATCAAGCAAATTTTTAAAAGCCGATTTTATCTTACCTTTAGCATATCCAAAAAACAATATCTTAGATAAAGTAGTGGCTAAAATAGACGAAAATACGACCGAAACTTACTTATATGTAACCGGACTTGGAACTAGAAAAGTAAAAGTAAATAACGGCATGATCGATGAAAAAATCTTTGAAAAGATAAACAAAAGACGAGTTAGAATAATAATAACAGACAAACACAAAACCGCAACACAACTCATAGTAAAGGAATAA
- the secG gene encoding preprotein translocase subunit SecG yields MLAVIITIAILLQKSSSIGLGAYSGSNESLFGAKGPAGFLAKFTFFMGLLFILNTLALGYTYNQSLRNSVVNTDEFKESIVPAPATTEAPAAPVAPAK; encoded by the coding sequence ATGCTAGCCGTTATCATAACAATAGCTATTTTACTTCAAAAAAGTTCTTCGATCGGTCTTGGCGCATATAGCGGAAGCAATGAAAGTCTATTTGGCGCAAAAGGTCCTGCGGGATTTCTAGCAAAATTTACATTTTTTATGGGGTTATTGTTTATATTAAACACATTGGCTCTTGGCTATACTTATAACCAAAGCTTAAGAAATTCAGTTGTAAATACTGATGAGTTTAAAGAATCCATAGTACCAGCACCAGCTACAACAGAGGCTCCAGCAGCACCGGTTGCACCAGCTAAATAA
- a CDS encoding Bax inhibitor-1/YccA family protein: MSLYDRNYTQDVGVEESSSVQTARAEFVKQTYKLLTASLLAATAGAYIGVDYVKSFSWMLLIVEFALLFGLMFSRKNPTLALVMLFGFTFVSGLTLGPVLNTYIGAGMGHIITQAFLMTSVAFGGLTVFAFNTKKDFSAMGKMLFITLIVIVVASLLNLFFQSAILATVVAAIGAILFSAYILYDTQMIIRGGYDSPVLAAVALYLDILNLFISLLQLLGIFSKNE; this comes from the coding sequence ATGAGTTTATATGACAGAAATTATACTCAAGATGTTGGCGTAGAAGAATCAAGCAGTGTTCAAACTGCTAGAGCTGAATTCGTAAAACAGACTTATAAACTTCTTACCGCATCACTTTTAGCAGCAACTGCGGGAGCTTATATCGGTGTTGATTATGTTAAGTCATTTAGCTGGATGCTTCTTATAGTAGAGTTTGCACTACTTTTTGGACTTATGTTTTCTAGGAAAAATCCTACTTTGGCTTTGGTAATGCTTTTTGGATTTACGTTTGTAAGCGGTCTTACTCTTGGTCCTGTGCTAAATACTTATATCGGCGCTGGTATGGGACACATCATCACTCAAGCATTTTTGATGACTAGCGTTGCTTTTGGTGGTTTAACTGTTTTTGCGTTTAACACAAAAAAAGACTTTTCGGCTATGGGCAAAATGCTATTTATAACTTTGATAGTTATAGTGGTTGCAAGCTTACTAAATTTATTTTTCCAAAGTGCTATTTTAGCAACTGTTGTAGCGGCTATCGGAGCTATACTTTTTAGCGCATACATACTTTATGATACTCAAATGATAATTCGCGGTGGATATGATAGTCCTGTTTTAGCGGCGGTTGCTTTGTATCTTGATATACTAAATTTATTTATTTCACTACTTCAACTTCTTGGCATATTTAGTAAAAACGAGTAG
- a CDS encoding NAD(P)H-dependent oxidoreductase, whose protein sequence is MQFPLFWYSWPSAMQKWVEDIFTHGFSHGSTGNKLKGKKILFSLTTGASEEAYSKNGFMKHEIGEFLYPMDAVANLAQMQNLGFVCTYGVSYSMRSSKKDEIQRKANEHAKRVVEALRSFELTRNV, encoded by the coding sequence ATGCAATTTCCACTATTTTGGTATTCGTGGCCCTCAGCTATGCAAAAATGGGTAGAGGACATCTTTACTCACGGCTTTTCTCACGGAAGCACCGGAAATAAACTAAAAGGAAAAAAGATTTTATTTTCTCTTACGACTGGAGCAAGTGAAGAAGCATATAGCAAAAACGGATTTATGAAACATGAAATAGGCGAATTTCTATACCCGATGGACGCTGTGGCAAATTTAGCTCAAATGCAAAATTTAGGTTTTGTCTGTACATATGGAGTTAGTTACTCTATGCGCTCATCTAAAAAAGATGAAATTCAAAGAAAAGCAAATGAACACGCCAAACGCGTAGTAGAAGCTCTACGATCATTTGAGCTTACTCGAAACGTCTAG